The proteins below are encoded in one region of Balaenoptera ricei isolate mBalRic1 chromosome 6, mBalRic1.hap2, whole genome shotgun sequence:
- the CD274 gene encoding programmed cell death 1 ligand 1 isoform X2: MRIYSIFTFMAYCCLLKAFTITVPKDLYVVEYGSNVTLECKFPVDKQLNLLALVVYWEMEDKKIIQFVNGEEDLNVQHSSYNQRALLLKDQLSLGKAALQITDVKLQDAGIYCCLISYGGADYKRITLKVNAPYRKINRTISVDPVTSEHELTCQAEGYPEAEVIWTSSDHQVLSGKTTITSSKREEKLFNVTSTLRINTTANEIFYCIFRRLGHEENSTAELVIPEPYPDPAKKRTHLVILGALLLFLSITLTIIFCLKRDVRMMDVEKCGTRDMNSKQQNDTQFEET, from the exons ATGAGGATATATAGTATCTTTACATTCATGGCTTACTGTTGTTTGCTGAAAG CATTTACTATCACAGTTCCCAAGGACCTGTATGTGGTAGAGTATGGCAGCAATGTGACATTGGAATGCAAATTTCCAGTAGACAAACAATTAAACCTGTTGGCATTAGTTGTTTACTGGGAAATGGAGGATAAGAAAATTATTCAGTTTGTGAATGGGGAGGAAGACCTGAATGTTCAGCACAGTAGCTACAACCAGAGGGCCCTGCTGTTGAAGGACCAGCTCTCCTTGGGAAAGGCCGCACTTCAGATAACAGATGTGAAATTGCAGGATGCAGGGATTTACTGCTGCTTGATCAGCTATGGCGGTGCTGACTACAAGCGGATTACTTTGAAAGTCAATG CTCCATACCGCAAAATCAACCGAACAATTTCTGTGGATCCAGTCACCTCTGAACATGAACTAACGTGTCAGGCTGAGGGTTACCCTGAGGCTGAAGTCATCTGGACAAGCAGTGACCACCAAGTCCTGAGTGGTAAAACCACCATCACCAgttccaagagggaggagaagctTTTCAATGTGACCAGCACACTAAGAATCAACACAACAGCTAACGAGATTTTCTACTGCATTTTTCggagattaggtcatgaggaaaACAGTACAGCTGAGTTGGTCATCCCAG aaccaTATCCAGATCCAGCAAAAAAGAGGACTCACTTGGTGATTCTGGGAGCTCTCCTGTTGTTCCTTAGTATAACCCTGACAATCATCTTCTGTCTAAAAAGAGATG tgagaaTGATGGATGTGGAAAAATGTGGCACCCGAGATATGAACTCAAAGCAGCAAAATG ATACACAATTTGAGGAGACGTAA
- the CD274 gene encoding programmed cell death 1 ligand 1 isoform X3, whose product MRIYSIFTFMAYCCLLKAPYRKINRTISVDPVTSEHELTCQAEGYPEAEVIWTSSDHQVLSGKTTITSSKREEKLFNVTSTLRINTTANEIFYCIFRRLGHEENSTAELVIPEPYPDPAKKRTHLVILGALLLFLSITLTIIFCLKRDVRMMDVEKCGTRDMNSKQQNDTQFEET is encoded by the exons ATGAGGATATATAGTATCTTTACATTCATGGCTTACTGTTGTTTGCTGAAAG CTCCATACCGCAAAATCAACCGAACAATTTCTGTGGATCCAGTCACCTCTGAACATGAACTAACGTGTCAGGCTGAGGGTTACCCTGAGGCTGAAGTCATCTGGACAAGCAGTGACCACCAAGTCCTGAGTGGTAAAACCACCATCACCAgttccaagagggaggagaagctTTTCAATGTGACCAGCACACTAAGAATCAACACAACAGCTAACGAGATTTTCTACTGCATTTTTCggagattaggtcatgaggaaaACAGTACAGCTGAGTTGGTCATCCCAG aaccaTATCCAGATCCAGCAAAAAAGAGGACTCACTTGGTGATTCTGGGAGCTCTCCTGTTGTTCCTTAGTATAACCCTGACAATCATCTTCTGTCTAAAAAGAGATG tgagaaTGATGGATGTGGAAAAATGTGGCACCCGAGATATGAACTCAAAGCAGCAAAATG ATACACAATTTGAGGAGACGTAA
- the CD274 gene encoding programmed cell death 1 ligand 1 isoform X1, with protein sequence MRIYSIFTFMAYCCLLKAFTITVPKDLYVVEYGSNVTLECKFPVDKQLNLLALVVYWEMEDKKIIQFVNGEEDLNVQHSSYNQRALLLKDQLSLGKAALQITDVKLQDAGIYCCLISYGGADYKRITLKVNAPYRKINRTISVDPVTSEHELTCQAEGYPEAEVIWTSSDHQVLSGKTTITSSKREEKLFNVTSTLRINTTANEIFYCIFRRLGHEENSTAELVIPEPYPDPAKKRTHLVILGALLLFLSITLTIIFCLKRDGISFIVIVSIGVEEKCMRVLLLSQWHLVGRARDAKSPVICRTVPCNRELFYPKC encoded by the exons ATGAGGATATATAGTATCTTTACATTCATGGCTTACTGTTGTTTGCTGAAAG CATTTACTATCACAGTTCCCAAGGACCTGTATGTGGTAGAGTATGGCAGCAATGTGACATTGGAATGCAAATTTCCAGTAGACAAACAATTAAACCTGTTGGCATTAGTTGTTTACTGGGAAATGGAGGATAAGAAAATTATTCAGTTTGTGAATGGGGAGGAAGACCTGAATGTTCAGCACAGTAGCTACAACCAGAGGGCCCTGCTGTTGAAGGACCAGCTCTCCTTGGGAAAGGCCGCACTTCAGATAACAGATGTGAAATTGCAGGATGCAGGGATTTACTGCTGCTTGATCAGCTATGGCGGTGCTGACTACAAGCGGATTACTTTGAAAGTCAATG CTCCATACCGCAAAATCAACCGAACAATTTCTGTGGATCCAGTCACCTCTGAACATGAACTAACGTGTCAGGCTGAGGGTTACCCTGAGGCTGAAGTCATCTGGACAAGCAGTGACCACCAAGTCCTGAGTGGTAAAACCACCATCACCAgttccaagagggaggagaagctTTTCAATGTGACCAGCACACTAAGAATCAACACAACAGCTAACGAGATTTTCTACTGCATTTTTCggagattaggtcatgaggaaaACAGTACAGCTGAGTTGGTCATCCCAG aaccaTATCCAGATCCAGCAAAAAAGAGGACTCACTTGGTGATTCTGGGAGCTCTCCTGTTGTTCCTTAGTATAACCCTGACAATCATCTTCTGTCTAAAAAGAGATGGTATTTCCTTTATTGTAATAGTCTCCATTGGGGTTGAGGAGAAGTGTATGAGAGTGCTACTGTTGTCACAATGGCATTTAGTGGGCAGAGCCAGGGATGCTAAATCTCCTGTAATCTGCAGAACAGTCCCATGTAACAGGGAGCTTTTCTACCCAAAATGCTAG